The Rhizobium leguminosarum genome includes a region encoding these proteins:
- a CDS encoding Lrp/AsnC family transcriptional regulator, which yields MISVDDLDTELLSALRHNARISVSSLAAMTGASRATVAARIDRLVASGTIVGFTIRTGHETRSAGVRAIVMIEVLGKLADRVADQLRGLPQVRALHSTNGKWDFVAELEDRDLAAFDETLRRIRLINGINSTETNILLKTSKTGF from the coding sequence GTGATCAGCGTGGACGATCTCGACACCGAACTTCTGAGCGCACTTCGCCATAACGCCCGGATTTCCGTCTCCTCGCTTGCGGCGATGACCGGTGCATCGCGGGCAACGGTTGCCGCCCGTATCGATCGGCTGGTGGCCAGCGGCACCATCGTCGGCTTCACTATCCGCACCGGCCATGAGACGCGCTCCGCCGGCGTGCGCGCCATCGTCATGATCGAGGTGCTCGGCAAGCTCGCCGACAGGGTGGCCGATCAGTTGAGGGGCCTGCCGCAGGTGCGCGCGCTTCACAGCACCAACGGCAAATGGGATTTCGTCGCCGAACTCGAGGACCGCGACCTTGCCGCCTTCGACGAGACGCTGCGCCGCATCCGGCTGATCAACGGCATCAATTCGACCGAGACCAACATCCTTCTCAAGACCAGCAAAACCGGTTTCTAA
- the rocF gene encoding arginase, whose protein sequence is MNAQSRSVTLIGAPLEEGSGRRGAAMGPAALRIAGVDQTLIELGHDVADIGDLRIVPAMDLPSHPKAHNLRIVGAFTRALESSVHDVAASGRFPLILGGDHSLSMGSVSGMARYAAGKGRPLFVLWLDAHADFNSPATSPSGNIHGMPVAFFCGEAEFADILPKDRPFVDPKNVFQVGIRSVDAREREEIHEHGVNVFDMRAIDEQGIGAIMREILDVITKANGLLHVSLDLDFLDPEIAPGVGTTVPGGATFREAHLVMEMLSDSGLVSSLDLVELNPFLDDRGKSARILVELTASLFGRRIFDRPTRAA, encoded by the coding sequence ATGAATGCGCAATCGCGATCTGTCACCCTCATCGGCGCGCCGCTGGAAGAAGGCTCCGGCCGCAGAGGGGCTGCCATGGGCCCCGCGGCCCTGCGCATTGCCGGCGTCGACCAGACGCTGATCGAGCTCGGCCATGACGTCGCCGATATCGGCGATCTCAGGATCGTGCCGGCGATGGATCTGCCGAGCCACCCGAAGGCCCATAATCTGAGGATCGTCGGCGCCTTCACCCGCGCGCTCGAAAGCAGCGTCCACGACGTCGCCGCCTCCGGCCGTTTCCCGCTCATTCTCGGCGGCGACCACAGCCTTTCCATGGGCAGCGTCTCCGGCATGGCCCGCTATGCCGCCGGCAAGGGCCGCCCGCTCTTCGTGCTCTGGCTCGATGCCCATGCCGATTTCAATTCTCCGGCCACCTCGCCCTCCGGCAATATTCACGGCATGCCGGTCGCCTTCTTCTGCGGCGAGGCTGAGTTCGCCGACATCCTGCCGAAGGACCGTCCGTTCGTCGATCCGAAGAATGTCTTCCAGGTCGGCATCCGTTCTGTCGATGCGCGCGAGCGCGAGGAAATCCACGAACACGGCGTCAACGTCTTCGACATGCGCGCGATCGACGAGCAGGGCATCGGCGCCATCATGCGTGAGATCCTCGATGTCATCACCAAGGCGAACGGCCTGCTGCATGTCAGCCTCGACCTCGATTTCCTCGATCCCGAGATTGCCCCCGGCGTCGGCACGACGGTGCCTGGCGGTGCGACTTTCCGCGAGGCGCATCTGGTCATGGAAATGCTTTCGGACAGCGGCCTCGTCTCTTCGCTCGATCTCGTCGAGCTCAATCCGTTTCTCGACGATCGCGGCAAGAGCGCCCGCATCCTGGTGGAGCTGACGGCAAGCCTGTTTGGCCGCCGCATCTTCGATCGCCCGACACGCGCCGCATAA
- the rocD gene encoding ornithine--oxo-acid transaminase: protein MNTSEKLIATEQRLGAHNYKPLDVVLTRGEGVYVWDTDGNRYLDCLSAYSAVNQGHCHPKILAAMVEQAGRLTLTSRAFRNDQLAYLYEELAALTGSHKILPMNSGAEAVETAIKAVRKWGYEVKGVPEGKAEIIVCADNFHGRTLSIISFSTDPDARSGFGPYTSGFRIIPFGDAEAFAAAINENTVAALIEPIQGEAGVIIPPAGYFTRIRELCTANNVTLILDEIQTGLGRTGKLLAEEHEGIEADVTLIGKALSGGFYPVSAVLSNSEVLGVLQPGQHGSTFGGNPLACAVARAALKVLTEEGMVENAAVMGDYFLEGLRSIRSNIVRDVRGRGLMMAIELEPEAGGARQYCHALKERGLLAKDTHDHTIRLAPPLVISREQVDWAVSQIGKTIS, encoded by the coding sequence ATGAACACTTCGGAAAAACTGATCGCCACGGAACAGCGGCTCGGCGCCCATAACTACAAGCCGCTCGACGTGGTGCTGACGCGTGGCGAAGGTGTTTATGTCTGGGATACCGACGGCAACCGTTATCTCGATTGCCTCTCGGCCTATTCCGCCGTCAACCAGGGCCATTGCCATCCGAAGATCCTCGCCGCCATGGTCGAGCAGGCGGGCAGGCTGACGCTCACCTCCCGCGCCTTCCGCAACGATCAGCTCGCCTATCTCTACGAAGAGCTCGCGGCTCTCACCGGATCGCACAAGATCCTGCCGATGAATTCCGGTGCCGAAGCGGTGGAGACCGCCATCAAGGCGGTGCGCAAATGGGGATATGAGGTCAAGGGCGTGCCGGAGGGCAAGGCGGAGATCATCGTCTGCGCCGATAATTTCCATGGCCGGACGCTGAGCATCATCAGCTTCTCCACAGATCCCGATGCCCGCAGCGGTTTCGGCCCCTACACATCAGGCTTCCGTATCATTCCCTTCGGCGATGCCGAGGCTTTCGCCGCCGCAATCAACGAGAACACGGTGGCGGCCCTGATCGAGCCGATCCAGGGCGAAGCCGGCGTCATCATCCCGCCGGCGGGCTATTTCACCCGCATCCGCGAGCTTTGTACGGCAAACAACGTCACCCTCATCCTCGACGAAATCCAGACCGGCCTCGGTCGTACCGGCAAACTGCTGGCCGAGGAGCACGAAGGCATCGAGGCCGACGTGACGCTGATCGGCAAGGCGCTGTCCGGCGGCTTCTATCCGGTGTCGGCCGTGCTTTCGAATTCCGAAGTTCTGGGCGTGCTGCAGCCCGGCCAGCACGGCTCGACCTTTGGCGGCAATCCGCTCGCCTGTGCAGTGGCGCGCGCAGCACTCAAGGTGCTGACGGAAGAGGGCATGGTCGAGAACGCCGCTGTTATGGGCGACTACTTCCTCGAAGGCTTGAGGTCGATCCGCTCGAACATCGTCAGGGACGTGCGCGGCCGCGGCCTGATGATGGCCATCGAGCTGGAACCCGAAGCCGGCGGCGCACGGCAATATTGCCATGCGCTGAAGGAGCGCGGTCTTCTCGCCAAGGACACCCACGACCACACGATTCGCCTCGCTCCGCCACTGGTCATATCAAGAGAGCAGGTCGATTGGGCGGTCTCGCAGATTGGAAAGACGATAAGCTGA
- a CDS encoding chemotaxis protein CheW has translation MATINSTNFSGDTLEIIAFRLHDQEFCVKTTTIREIRGWAPSTPIPHAPADVIGVMNLRGSVIPIIDLAFKLGMKSTVANERSAIVVAEVHSMVIGMLVDRVSDILTISSSQVQPVPEVTASFDRAYCEGIIASENGMICFLNLAKMFKENETDELAA, from the coding sequence ATGGCCACGATCAATTCGACTAACTTCAGCGGCGATACGCTCGAAATTATTGCCTTCCGCCTGCATGATCAGGAATTCTGCGTCAAGACCACGACCATCCGCGAAATCCGTGGCTGGGCACCATCGACGCCGATCCCGCATGCGCCGGCCGATGTCATCGGTGTCATGAACCTGCGCGGCTCGGTGATCCCGATTATCGATCTGGCTTTCAAGCTCGGCATGAAGAGCACGGTCGCCAACGAGCGCAGCGCTATCGTCGTCGCCGAGGTTCACAGCATGGTCATCGGCATGCTGGTCGACCGTGTCTCGGATATCCTCACCATCTCGTCCAGCCAGGTCCAGCCGGTGCCTGAAGTGACCGCCTCCTTCGACCGCGCCTATTGCGAAGGTATCATCGCCTCGGAAAATGGCATGATCTGCTTCCTGAACCTTGCCAAGATGTTCAAGGAAAACGAAACGGACGAACTGGCCGCCTGA
- a CDS encoding formate dehydrogenase subunit delta, with amino-acid sequence MSHDTKTKLVYMANQIATFFKSQPQSEAAQGVATHINKFWDPRMRRQLFEILENEENGLDALVLQAVPLIRKPEPVTHRVP; translated from the coding sequence ATGTCGCATGATACCAAGACCAAGCTCGTCTATATGGCAAACCAGATCGCCACCTTCTTCAAGAGCCAGCCGCAAAGCGAGGCTGCGCAGGGGGTCGCCACCCATATCAATAAATTCTGGGACCCGCGCATGCGGCGGCAATTGTTTGAAATTCTGGAGAATGAGGAGAATGGCCTGGACGCGCTCGTGCTTCAGGCCGTCCCTCTGATTAGAAAGCCGGAGCCGGTGACACACCGGGTCCCATAG
- the fdhD gene encoding formate dehydrogenase accessory sulfurtransferase FdhD encodes MTFTVTARAPETARRNGILQAGSRIVPEEVPIAFSYGGSSHAVMMATPDDLEDFAVGFSLTEGIITGPAEISGIEVIEGEQGIDVQVSLVDDVADRLRARRRSMAGPVGCGLCGIESIEQAVRPVPDVSTSPLALSHADIVRAVSLLNEAQPLHRETRAVHGAGFYLPGRGLIAVREDVGRHNALDKLCGAVIGASERGGDGAVVVTSRLSVEMVQKAAILGSPVLIAISAPTALAIRTAEEAGMTLVALVRGEDFEIFTHPHRISPGSIADVA; translated from the coding sequence ATGACCTTCACCGTCACCGCCCGTGCGCCCGAAACCGCCCGCCGCAACGGCATCCTCCAAGCCGGTTCGCGCATCGTGCCGGAAGAGGTGCCGATCGCCTTTTCCTATGGCGGCAGTTCGCATGCGGTAATGATGGCAACGCCTGATGATCTCGAGGATTTTGCCGTCGGATTCAGCCTGACCGAAGGGATCATCACCGGGCCGGCAGAGATATCGGGCATCGAGGTCATCGAGGGTGAGCAGGGGATCGATGTGCAGGTGAGCCTGGTCGACGACGTCGCCGATCGGCTGCGGGCACGACGCCGCAGCATGGCGGGACCGGTCGGCTGCGGGCTTTGCGGCATCGAATCGATCGAACAGGCGGTACGGCCGGTGCCTGACGTTTCGACATCGCCGCTGGCGCTGTCGCATGCTGATATCGTCCGCGCCGTTTCGCTTCTGAACGAGGCACAGCCGCTGCATCGTGAGACGCGGGCGGTGCATGGCGCCGGGTTCTATCTTCCCGGCAGGGGGCTGATTGCCGTGCGCGAAGATGTCGGTCGGCACAACGCTCTGGACAAGCTCTGCGGCGCCGTCATCGGCGCCAGTGAAAGAGGCGGGGACGGCGCCGTCGTCGTCACCAGCCGGCTCTCCGTCGAGATGGTGCAGAAGGCAGCGATCCTCGGTAGCCCGGTGCTCATCGCCATATCCGCGCCGACGGCTCTCGCCATCCGAACGGCCGAAGAAGCCGGCATGACGCTCGTCGCGCTGGTGCGTGGCGAGGATTTCGAGATCTTCACCCACCCGCACCGCATCTCGCCCGGAAGCATTGCCGATGTCGCATGA
- the fdhF gene encoding formate dehydrogenase subunit alpha, with translation MSLIHEIDYGTPASKSEAIVTLTIDGQQISVPEGTSIMRASMEAGIKVPKLCATDMVDAFGSCRLCLVEIEGRNGTPSSCTTPVAANMVVHTQTGRLKDIRRGVMELYISDHPLDCLTCAANGDCELQDMAGAVGLRDVRYGYEGDNHVKARSNGDINLKWMPKDESNPYFTYDPSKCIVCSRCVRACEEVQGTFALTIEGRGFGSRVSPGMHEHFIDSECVSCGACVQACPTATLTEKSVIQIGQPEHSAVTTCAYCGVGCSFKAEMRGEELVRMVPWKDGQANRGHSCVKGRFAYGYSTHKDRILNPMIREKLSDPWREVSWDEAFAHVALEFRRIQYQYGREAIGGITSSRCTNEETYLVQKLIRAGFGNNNVDTCARVCHSPTGYGLGQTFGTSAGTQDFDSVEHSDVVIVIGANPTDGHPVFGSRLKKRLRQGAKLIVIDPRRTDIVRSPHIEASYHLPLKPGTNVAVMTALAHVIVTEGLFDEAFIRERCDWSEFEDWAAFVAEPQHSPEETEIFTGVSAADLRGAARLYAKGGNGAIYYGLGVTEHSQGSTTVIAIANLAMATGNIGRPGVGVNPLRGQNNVQGSCDMGSFPHELPGYRHISDDATRDIFEKLWGVKLNNEPGLRIPNMLDAAVDGSFKGIYIQGEDILQSDPDTKHVAAGLAAMESVVVQDLFLNETANYAHVFLPGSTFLEKDGTFTNAERRINRVRKVMSPRNGYGDWEVTQKLAQAMGLDWNYTHPSEIMDEIAATTPSFAMVSYDYLDKMGSVQWPCNEKNPLGSPIMHVNGFVRGKGKFIRTEYVATDERTGPRFPLLLTTGRILSQYNVGAQTRRTENVVWHAEDRLEIHPHDAEQRGVRDGDWVRLGSRSGDTTLRALITDRVAPGVVYTTFHHPTTQANVITTDFSDWATNCPEYKVTAVQVSPSNGPSEWQLEYDEQARQSRRIASKLEAAE, from the coding sequence ATGTCTCTCATCCATGAAATCGACTACGGTACCCCGGCTTCGAAATCTGAGGCCATTGTGACGCTCACCATCGACGGACAGCAGATCAGCGTGCCGGAGGGCACCTCGATCATGCGCGCCTCGATGGAGGCCGGTATCAAGGTGCCGAAGCTCTGTGCCACAGATATGGTCGATGCTTTCGGCTCCTGCCGGCTCTGCCTCGTCGAGATCGAGGGCCGCAACGGCACGCCCTCCTCCTGCACGACACCGGTGGCGGCAAACATGGTGGTGCACACGCAGACGGGGCGATTGAAGGATATCCGCCGCGGCGTGATGGAACTTTATATCTCCGACCATCCGCTCGACTGTCTCACCTGCGCGGCCAACGGCGATTGCGAATTGCAGGACATGGCGGGTGCCGTCGGCCTGCGCGATGTGCGCTACGGCTATGAGGGCGACAACCACGTCAAGGCGCGCAGCAATGGCGACATCAATCTGAAATGGATGCCGAAGGACGAGTCCAATCCCTATTTCACCTATGATCCCTCGAAATGCATCGTCTGTTCGCGCTGCGTGCGCGCCTGCGAGGAAGTGCAGGGGACCTTCGCGCTGACGATCGAGGGCCGTGGTTTCGGCTCGCGCGTTTCGCCCGGCATGCACGAGCATTTCATCGATTCCGAATGCGTCTCTTGCGGCGCCTGCGTCCAGGCCTGCCCGACGGCGACGCTGACGGAGAAGTCGGTGATCCAGATCGGCCAGCCCGAGCATTCGGCTGTCACCACCTGCGCCTATTGCGGCGTCGGCTGTTCCTTCAAGGCGGAAATGCGCGGCGAGGAACTGGTGCGCATGGTGCCGTGGAAGGACGGCCAGGCCAATCGCGGCCATTCCTGCGTCAAGGGCCGCTTCGCTTACGGCTATTCCACCCACAAGGACCGCATCCTCAATCCGATGATCCGCGAAAAGCTCAGCGATCCCTGGCGGGAAGTGAGCTGGGACGAGGCCTTCGCGCATGTGGCGTTGGAGTTCCGCCGCATCCAGTATCAATACGGCCGCGAGGCGATTGGCGGCATCACCTCGTCGCGCTGCACCAATGAGGAAACGTATCTGGTGCAGAAGCTGATCCGGGCCGGCTTCGGCAACAACAATGTCGATACCTGCGCCCGCGTCTGCCATTCGCCGACCGGCTACGGCCTCGGCCAGACCTTCGGCACGTCGGCGGGCACGCAGGATTTCGACAGCGTCGAGCATTCCGACGTCGTCATCGTCATCGGCGCCAATCCGACCGACGGGCATCCGGTGTTCGGCTCGCGGCTGAAGAAGCGGCTGCGCCAGGGCGCCAAGCTCATCGTCATCGATCCGCGCCGCACCGATATCGTCCGCTCGCCGCATATCGAGGCTTCCTATCACCTGCCGCTGAAGCCCGGCACCAATGTCGCGGTCATGACGGCGCTGGCGCATGTGATCGTCACCGAAGGGCTCTTTGACGAGGCGTTCATCCGCGAGCGTTGCGATTGGTCGGAGTTCGAGGACTGGGCCGCCTTCGTCGCCGAACCGCAGCACAGTCCCGAAGAGACCGAGATCTTCACCGGCGTGTCGGCGGCGGATCTGCGCGGCGCGGCAAGGCTCTATGCCAAGGGCGGCAATGGCGCGATCTATTATGGCCTCGGCGTTACCGAACACAGCCAGGGCTCGACCACGGTCATCGCGATCGCCAACCTGGCGATGGCGACCGGCAATATCGGCCGTCCCGGCGTCGGCGTGAATCCGCTGCGCGGCCAGAACAATGTGCAGGGCTCCTGCGACATGGGTTCCTTCCCGCACGAACTGCCGGGCTACCGGCACATTTCCGACGATGCGACGCGCGATATCTTCGAAAAGCTCTGGGGCGTGAAGCTCAACAACGAGCCGGGCCTGCGTATTCCGAACATGCTGGATGCAGCAGTCGACGGCTCCTTCAAGGGCATCTACATCCAGGGCGAAGACATCCTTCAGTCCGATCCCGATACCAAACATGTCGCGGCCGGGCTTGCGGCGATGGAATCTGTCGTCGTGCAGGATCTGTTCCTCAACGAGACCGCCAATTACGCCCATGTCTTCCTGCCGGGCTCGACCTTCCTCGAGAAGGACGGCACCTTCACCAATGCCGAGCGACGCATCAACCGCGTGCGCAAGGTGATGTCGCCGCGCAACGGCTATGGCGACTGGGAAGTGACGCAGAAGCTTGCCCAGGCGATGGGTCTCGACTGGAATTACACCCATCCGTCGGAGATCATGGACGAGATCGCCGCGACGACGCCGAGTTTCGCGATGGTCTCCTACGACTATCTCGACAAAATGGGCTCGGTGCAGTGGCCCTGCAACGAGAAGAACCCGCTCGGCTCGCCGATCATGCATGTCAACGGCTTCGTGCGCGGCAAGGGCAAGTTCATCCGCACCGAATATGTGGCGACCGACGAGCGCACCGGTCCGCGCTTCCCGCTGCTGCTGACAACCGGCCGCATCCTCAGCCAGTACAATGTCGGGGCGCAGACGCGGCGGACCGAGAATGTCGTCTGGCATGCGGAAGACCGGCTGGAAATCCATCCGCACGATGCCGAGCAGCGCGGCGTTCGCGACGGCGACTGGGTCAGGCTCGGCAGCCGCTCCGGCGACACCACGCTCAGGGCGCTGATCACCGATCGCGTCGCGCCGGGTGTCGTCTATACGACCTTCCATCATCCCACGACGCAGGCGAACGTCATCACCACCGATTTCTCCGACTGGGCGACGAACTGCCCGGAATATAAGGTGACGGCGGTGCAGGTCTCGCCCTCCAACGGGCCGAGCGAATGGCAACTGGAATATGACGAGCAGGCGCGGCAATCGCGCCGCATCGCCAGCAAGCTCGAGGCTGCGGAGTGA